One Pseudalkalibacillus hwajinpoensis genomic window carries:
- a CDS encoding Ku protein, with the protein MHTMWKGAISFGLVNIPVKLYAATEDKDIKMRYLHKECHTPIKYERRCPECDKALESEDIVRGYEYEDGKYVIMEKNEIEELAGEQNKSVEIVDFVELTDIDPIYFNRSYFIGPNENESKPYMLLKQAMEESGRIGLAKITIRSKEHLAAVRVYEKGLMLETMYFPDEVRDFSNVPDIPSELKVSTKEKKLAKQLIEHLTTKFEPTQYKDERREAILALIESKISGNEIKVVEEKPKRKVGDLMDALQASLDTGAASKAPQKKKAPSRKKKVAK; encoded by the coding sequence ATGCATACGATGTGGAAAGGCGCTATTAGCTTTGGGTTAGTAAATATCCCTGTGAAGCTTTATGCTGCGACAGAGGATAAGGATATTAAGATGCGCTATCTTCATAAGGAATGTCATACTCCGATTAAATATGAAAGACGGTGTCCAGAATGTGATAAAGCTTTAGAATCCGAGGATATCGTACGTGGGTATGAATATGAAGATGGAAAATACGTCATCATGGAGAAGAATGAAATTGAAGAGCTAGCTGGAGAACAAAATAAATCAGTTGAGATAGTTGATTTCGTTGAACTGACTGATATTGATCCAATTTATTTCAACCGCTCTTATTTTATTGGTCCAAACGAGAATGAAAGCAAACCATACATGCTATTGAAACAAGCAATGGAGGAGTCTGGAAGAATCGGACTTGCTAAAATTACGATTCGTTCCAAAGAGCATTTAGCAGCAGTCCGTGTGTATGAAAAAGGGCTAATGCTTGAAACCATGTATTTTCCAGATGAAGTGAGAGACTTTAGTAACGTTCCTGATATTCCAAGTGAGTTAAAGGTTAGTACAAAAGAAAAAAAGTTGGCTAAACAACTGATAGAACATCTCACAACTAAATTCGAACCTACGCAATACAAAGATGAAAGACGTGAAGCTATTCTTGCCCTTATAGAAAGTAAAATTTCAGGGAATGAAATTAAGGTTGTAGAAGAAAAGCCTAAGAGGAAGGTGGGGGATTTGATGGATGCTCTTCAAGCTAGTCTGGATACAGGCGCCGCTTCAAAAGCTCCGCAAAAGAAAAAGGCACCATCAAGAAAGAAAAAGGTCGCTAAGTAA
- a CDS encoding type IV secretory system conjugative DNA transfer family protein, producing the protein MKVKKEAAIDSQKEQNFLESLIEKLKDKIPEDMRDNLIRKAPFSITTALIVLMILLALRTLINFAFLMIGQFRETIPVIPFIGDPTKPTLVGLILFTLISISAWLISTKLENYKTIAWRYTIFFSMLLGITTYYTWYVTAPVYNHIAPYLLEQESKLDVVNVWHGILTGNVDNLIILLVFVPSIIVTMLMLWATGQYSMHNEDLKTRFEEFEFKSRKLQKFFKQVEEEKFPDVVLGPDSDTNESIIQLGKDRTLNNCIIGSIGTGKTAALVLPILNQDLHWMTKFINAYPSLYEREDYHSEDVKGSYLNGISVIEPSNDLCQKLFQLVKAHHIPEEAVFYIDPTDPNTPSINPMQGPVEQVAEAFAMVIAGLAEGGDGGNFFFQQSERNHLKHYIYLLKLHEPTKEVTFDMLLDMYNNSQLVRKMHETLKATFPENIDSIEGRDERNHWKIVQQIDEWFDANLLPMTERNGAPVKVTHGIHRGEDAYYDAKSEYVQGLRNILNDIGSNLLIRRVLFGKSDFNFDKHLEFGGVLLVNTAKGELAGLSNVLGKLVLLSLQNAVFRREPATSNFHHILVDEFPDYIYQPFKEFPAQSRKYKTIVTVVAQTIAQLADKYGESYMHTLLGTLRHKMVYGDIPDYDAEIFSKIFGEEERFEESMSEQAVSALQEQPVTRAGSSYTKTVEAIMSPSDIMYQKEFQCAIKIVQNNRPIPVRQIDANFVPREEFKASLFEVVEEAGDRWMLERNRFLNNTIELMEEGIEKVELEEIEPETTPLKEEEEDTFASIVPSNEQPMELKYRSSSTKYNSALEQQSDRISDHDFQKDNEGGGAEVTKVSSPTVPENLAVPASGEEDTDASEIGDGEYDPLSDIFGTDEGKELHNELKKEKELEVSQLSEEHEELLKEMEQELSNNDKEDELDKDGVESLMGTFIPEGNLSRKESNISS; encoded by the coding sequence ATGAAGGTTAAAAAAGAGGCTGCAATAGATTCTCAAAAGGAACAAAATTTTCTTGAGTCGTTAATCGAGAAATTAAAAGATAAAATCCCAGAGGACATGCGCGATAACTTAATTAGAAAAGCACCATTCTCCATTACTACAGCCTTAATTGTCTTAATGATCCTACTAGCACTAAGGACTTTAATTAATTTCGCATTCCTAATGATCGGTCAGTTTAGAGAGACAATTCCCGTCATTCCTTTCATAGGTGACCCTACAAAACCAACTCTCGTAGGCTTAATTCTCTTTACGCTAATTTCTATTTCGGCTTGGTTAATTTCAACCAAACTTGAAAACTATAAAACCATTGCTTGGCGATATACGATCTTTTTCTCTATGTTGCTAGGTATTACTACATACTACACTTGGTACGTAACCGCTCCTGTATATAACCATATTGCACCATACTTGCTAGAACAGGAATCAAAACTCGATGTAGTAAACGTATGGCATGGTATATTAACCGGAAATGTAGACAACCTGATCATTCTTTTAGTATTCGTACCATCCATCATTGTTACTATGTTAATGCTTTGGGCAACTGGACAGTATTCGATGCATAATGAAGACTTGAAAACGAGATTTGAAGAGTTTGAATTTAAATCAAGAAAGCTACAAAAATTTTTCAAACAGGTGGAAGAAGAGAAGTTTCCAGATGTTGTTCTAGGTCCAGATAGTGATACAAATGAATCGATCATTCAACTAGGTAAAGATAGGACATTGAACAATTGCATTATCGGTAGTATCGGTACAGGTAAAACAGCTGCTCTAGTTCTCCCAATTTTGAACCAGGACTTACACTGGATGACAAAGTTTATTAACGCGTATCCATCTCTTTATGAGAGAGAAGATTATCATTCCGAAGATGTGAAAGGGAGTTACCTTAATGGTATTTCTGTTATCGAGCCATCGAATGATTTGTGTCAAAAACTCTTTCAGCTAGTTAAAGCTCACCATATACCAGAAGAAGCCGTTTTTTATATTGACCCAACTGATCCAAATACGCCATCTATAAATCCAATGCAAGGTCCAGTTGAGCAGGTAGCGGAAGCTTTTGCTATGGTAATCGCGGGTCTAGCTGAAGGGGGAGACGGCGGGAATTTCTTCTTCCAGCAATCAGAACGAAATCACCTAAAACATTATATCTATCTATTGAAATTGCATGAACCTACGAAAGAAGTAACGTTCGATATGCTGCTTGATATGTATAACAACTCTCAACTCGTAAGAAAAATGCATGAGACTCTAAAAGCAACTTTTCCAGAGAACATTGATTCCATTGAAGGAAGAGATGAACGGAACCACTGGAAAATCGTTCAACAAATTGATGAGTGGTTTGATGCTAATCTATTACCTATGACTGAGCGGAATGGAGCACCTGTAAAAGTCACACATGGAATTCATAGAGGAGAGGATGCTTACTACGATGCAAAATCAGAGTATGTACAAGGGCTCCGAAACATCCTAAATGACATCGGATCCAATTTGCTCATTCGTAGAGTGCTGTTCGGAAAGTCAGATTTTAATTTTGATAAACATCTTGAATTTGGAGGAGTATTACTCGTCAATACAGCAAAAGGGGAGTTAGCGGGACTATCCAACGTATTGGGTAAATTGGTATTACTTAGTCTGCAAAATGCCGTTTTCCGTCGAGAGCCTGCAACTTCAAATTTCCATCACATTCTAGTCGATGAATTTCCTGATTATATCTATCAGCCCTTTAAAGAATTCCCCGCTCAAAGCCGAAAATACAAAACCATTGTTACTGTGGTTGCTCAAACCATCGCACAGTTAGCTGATAAATACGGAGAAAGCTATATGCACACTCTTTTAGGTACTCTTCGTCACAAAATGGTTTATGGGGATATTCCAGACTATGATGCTGAAATCTTTTCAAAGATATTTGGTGAAGAGGAGCGGTTTGAAGAATCAATGAGTGAACAAGCCGTATCTGCTTTACAGGAGCAGCCCGTTACTCGGGCGGGAAGTTCTTATACTAAAACAGTTGAAGCTATCATGTCGCCGTCAGATATTATGTATCAGAAAGAATTCCAATGTGCCATTAAGATTGTTCAAAATAACCGACCTATACCTGTACGACAAATCGATGCTAACTTTGTTCCAAGAGAGGAATTTAAGGCATCACTTTTTGAAGTTGTTGAAGAAGCTGGAGACAGATGGATGTTAGAACGGAATCGCTTTTTAAACAATACAATTGAATTAATGGAAGAGGGTATTGAAAAGGTAGAGTTAGAGGAAATTGAACCTGAAACTACACCTCTTAAAGAAGAGGAAGAAGACACGTTTGCTTCGATCGTACCTTCAAATGAACAACCGATGGAGTTGAAATACCGCTCTTCGAGTACGAAATATAATTCAGCTTTGGAACAACAATCAGATAGAATAAGTGACCATGACTTTCAGAAAGATAATGAAGGGGGAGGAGCGGAAGTAACTAAAGTAAGTTCACCTACTGTACCAGAGAATTTAGCAGTCCCTGCTTCTGGAGAAGAAGATACCGACGCTTCAGAAATTGGTGATGGTGAATATGACCCTTTAAGTGATATATTTGGGACTGATGAAGGTAAAGAACTTCATAACGAACTCAAAAAGGAAAAAGAACTTGAGGTTAGTCAATTATCAGAAGAACATGAAGAACTCCTTAAAGAGATGGAGCAAGAACTATCTAATAACGATAAAGAAGATGAATTGGATAAAGATGGTGTTGAATCCCTAATGGGAACTTTTATCCCTGAAGGAAATTTATCCCGGAAGGAAAGTAATATTTCATCTTAA
- a CDS encoding replication-relaxation family protein, giving the protein MKHINDFEKKKFIKGMNRKGVELTQVELKMLSFLFEQSMLRGEDLYAFLTNQLSITKKSFGNKMARWRNYDVVHGQKVRLGQDGFAFYIYQLGKWGAEILVNEGMIPESALPIKIQNGYERKQLAHLFGTKQLVLDAVLQCEEDKVESFNPYDKPYHELVNKIEPKFIVPDWVLRSENRYVYIEVDSGSERLQVIENKVKKYIELSLKYPERNHIVLFSVIEEKDVFFSPSEEQKQRQVRIDNMKQKLYQLSNLLQSNLSVYVLHSSRASEVIPQLLTGDKPLPVSYVDMELDTTWSILHEHNEYFAFELNPIDDKDVYLHDVDHSLYADRVYEVVHPLGNFKEIVLFIVLDEGNAQVYERLQYLSTAIDKNYFKQKVHKIMGIYPDKEQLSNDVIGMLTDNVLYIDNQSLMEGSDQVPVFYRHKTKLLVEETTYEG; this is encoded by the coding sequence TTGAAGCATATTAACGACTTTGAGAAAAAGAAATTTATTAAGGGAATGAACCGAAAAGGGGTCGAGTTAACTCAAGTTGAACTGAAAATGCTTTCCTTTTTATTCGAACAAAGCATGTTAAGAGGAGAGGACCTTTATGCATTCCTTACAAATCAGCTTAGTATTACTAAGAAATCTTTTGGAAACAAAATGGCTAGATGGAGAAACTATGATGTCGTTCATGGCCAGAAGGTTAGATTGGGGCAAGATGGTTTTGCATTCTATATATACCAACTAGGAAAATGGGGAGCTGAAATTTTAGTCAATGAAGGGATGATTCCTGAAAGTGCACTTCCTATTAAAATTCAAAACGGTTATGAAAGAAAACAACTTGCTCATTTGTTTGGAACAAAACAGCTAGTGTTGGATGCGGTACTACAATGCGAGGAAGATAAGGTTGAATCGTTTAATCCTTACGATAAGCCTTATCATGAACTGGTTAATAAAATCGAACCGAAGTTCATTGTTCCTGACTGGGTTTTACGTTCGGAAAACAGATATGTCTATATAGAAGTCGATAGCGGAAGTGAAAGACTCCAGGTAATTGAGAACAAAGTGAAAAAATACATTGAATTAAGTTTGAAGTATCCTGAGCGGAATCACATTGTATTGTTTTCTGTAATAGAGGAGAAGGATGTGTTTTTCTCACCATCTGAAGAGCAGAAACAACGTCAAGTAAGAATTGATAACATGAAACAAAAACTATATCAATTATCCAACCTTTTGCAGAGCAATCTTAGCGTATATGTTTTACATTCTTCAAGAGCGAGTGAAGTAATACCTCAACTGCTTACAGGTGACAAGCCATTACCGGTGTCTTATGTGGATATGGAACTTGATACAACCTGGAGTATTCTCCATGAACATAACGAATATTTTGCATTTGAATTAAATCCTATTGACGACAAGGACGTTTATTTACATGACGTAGATCATTCTTTATACGCAGACCGAGTTTATGAAGTTGTTCACCCACTGGGTAATTTTAAAGAAATAGTACTGTTCATTGTTTTAGATGAGGGAAATGCGCAAGTTTACGAAAGACTTCAATACCTCTCTACCGCTATAGATAAAAACTATTTTAAGCAGAAAGTCCATAAGATAATGGGGATCTATCCAGATAAAGAGCAGCTTTCAAATGATGTAATTGGTATGCTCACTGATAATGTCCTTTATATAGATAACCAATCACTAATGGAAGGATCAGACCAGGTTCCTGTTTTTTATAGACATAAGACGAAACTACTTGTGGAGGAGACAACCTATGAAGGTTAA
- a CDS encoding ParM/StbA family protein: MKMNFKVANDNGNSEQALIVNGDLYRQPNTYALPNKPSFEDNTEPHKLVDGLLEELQVDIQSDSMNFGGLYFIGRKAIKSKHVSHTMSVESETKYEHDLPMITTLGNLSAVAVQQAFKNKKEIPKEINLTVDMATALPVNQWTRENADKFAKKFTEGFHTVIVYIGHQKVKVSLNFEYVKVIPEGTPVLFTLIEDQEGNYRSDDLFEEFNWEYKKEVDGEYFQGKRIKHVDIGDGTTDTPLTVGWEYDRDFVNGISTGIGHSINKAIELFKEEVSSINVSRQQFIDYIKDTGHKYHDDTVRLLKQSMRSEVQTIFSHIQDEVKRASNEVDVICVYGGGSIMMKDHLYPMLKKLCDRSELQAELLWVPEKYAPLMNVNGLNIFLKTVLPELKKKELA, encoded by the coding sequence ATGAAGATGAATTTTAAAGTAGCAAATGATAATGGAAATAGTGAACAAGCGTTAATTGTTAACGGTGATCTCTACAGACAACCTAATACATATGCATTACCAAACAAACCATCTTTCGAAGATAATACTGAACCTCATAAACTAGTAGATGGCCTTTTAGAAGAGCTTCAAGTAGACATTCAATCTGATAGCATGAACTTTGGAGGTCTTTACTTTATTGGACGAAAGGCGATTAAAAGCAAACATGTTTCCCATACTATGAGTGTTGAGAGTGAAACGAAATATGAGCACGATTTGCCAATGATAACTACGCTAGGTAATTTGTCTGCAGTGGCTGTCCAACAAGCGTTTAAAAATAAGAAGGAAATACCAAAAGAGATTAACCTTACAGTTGATATGGCCACAGCGCTTCCAGTTAACCAATGGACTAGAGAGAATGCTGATAAATTCGCTAAGAAATTTACAGAAGGTTTTCATACTGTCATCGTTTATATTGGACACCAAAAAGTTAAGGTATCTTTGAACTTCGAATACGTTAAGGTTATTCCAGAAGGAACACCAGTGTTATTTACTCTTATTGAGGATCAAGAGGGTAACTACCGTTCTGATGATTTGTTTGAAGAGTTTAATTGGGAATATAAAAAGGAAGTCGATGGAGAGTATTTCCAAGGGAAACGAATTAAACATGTCGATATTGGCGATGGAACAACGGATACACCTCTTACAGTAGGTTGGGAGTATGATAGAGATTTCGTAAATGGTATTTCAACTGGCATTGGTCATTCGATAAACAAAGCAATTGAGCTATTTAAAGAAGAGGTATCAAGCATCAATGTATCAAGACAGCAATTTATTGATTATATAAAAGATACCGGACACAAGTATCACGACGATACAGTAAGGTTGTTAAAACAATCAATGAGGTCTGAAGTACAAACTATCTTTTCACATATTCAAGATGAAGTAAAAAGAGCTTCCAATGAGGTTGATGTAATATGTGTTTACGGGGGAGGATCTATCATGATGAAAGATCACCTTTATCCAATGCTAAAAAAGCTATGTGACCGCTCTGAGTTACAAGCTGAGCTGTTATGGGTACCAGAAAAGTACGCTCCATTAATGAATGTGAATGGATTGAACATCTTCTTAAAGACAGTATTACCGGAATTAAAGAAGAAAGAGTTAGCTTAA
- a CDS encoding replication initiation protein encodes MSVDQKHLITKSNALVEANYKLGVLEQKIILMLASKLQPSDTEFKTYSLSVNEFAKLLGISSKSKYEEIRKITYALVKKGFEVRVDNRVHQVSWLSSVTYNENEGTVDLRFDPFLKPYLLELKSHFTSYRLENVIKLKSSYSIRLYELLKQYERVKERTFELSRLREMLGIEDMYPVYGNFKQRVLLRAQEELKDKTDISFQLEEIKKGRKVVKLKFIILQNKTVPKGNHQLSMFDESSGHIIQKLLLDNQIDVSNDVLERWLSSHGKEAVIEVIKYSIERDHVKNKGGYINSVLEKGYNHPEKGSEEDNQEEEQVDLELQETKVVAQVKNKFKLKGYRNELLNKSHGIILSEIIKEIEMKFNLDYHGAFKIYKKYEEELDPNNFRKKPLTTY; translated from the coding sequence GTGTCAGTAGATCAGAAACATCTAATAACGAAGTCTAATGCATTAGTTGAAGCTAACTATAAATTGGGTGTCTTAGAGCAGAAGATTATACTTATGCTTGCAAGCAAGTTACAACCTAGTGATACAGAATTTAAGACTTACAGTCTCAGTGTAAATGAATTTGCGAAACTATTAGGTATATCAAGTAAATCCAAGTACGAAGAAATCAGAAAAATCACTTATGCTTTAGTAAAAAAAGGTTTTGAGGTCCGAGTAGATAATCGGGTTCACCAGGTAAGCTGGCTCTCTTCTGTTACTTATAACGAAAATGAAGGAACAGTAGATTTAAGATTCGATCCCTTCCTTAAACCATATCTATTAGAACTAAAAAGTCATTTCACAAGTTACCGACTTGAAAACGTCATTAAGTTAAAAAGCTCCTACTCTATTCGGCTGTATGAATTATTGAAACAATATGAGCGTGTTAAAGAACGGACATTTGAACTATCACGACTCAGGGAAATGCTGGGCATTGAAGATATGTATCCAGTGTACGGAAACTTTAAGCAAAGAGTTCTTCTCCGCGCCCAAGAAGAACTTAAGGATAAGACTGATATTTCTTTCCAATTAGAAGAGATAAAAAAAGGAAGAAAAGTAGTGAAATTGAAGTTTATCATCCTTCAGAATAAAACAGTACCCAAAGGAAACCATCAATTATCTATGTTTGATGAGTCATCGGGGCATATTATTCAGAAATTATTGTTAGATAACCAAATTGACGTTTCTAACGATGTGTTGGAACGGTGGTTATCTTCACATGGTAAGGAAGCAGTAATTGAAGTTATCAAATATTCAATTGAACGGGATCATGTTAAAAATAAGGGGGGATACATTAATTCCGTTTTAGAAAAAGGGTACAATCATCCTGAAAAAGGATCAGAAGAAGATAACCAAGAGGAAGAACAAGTTGACCTGGAATTGCAAGAAACCAAGGTGGTTGCCCAAGTAAAAAATAAGTTTAAATTAAAAGGTTATCGCAATGAATTACTTAATAAAAGTCATGGAATTATATTATCCGAGATTATTAAAGAAATCGAGATGAAATTTAACCTTGATTATCATGGAGCATTTAAAATTTATAAGAAATATGAAGAAGAATTAGATCCAAATAACTTTAGAAAAAAACCATTGACTACATATTAA
- a CDS encoding tyrosine-type recombinase/integrase translates to MPYGYTSYMEREGYSTETITSYVKTVRAFFRYIDMKYEKNKEVFEITPKDIKTFIDSCLSDGHSKMTCNKYLSILKSFFDYLWQKDKIAADPTVKIKRLVLEDTKKTEITYQQLLDILPDILSNPTYSSLRKAIYVLTLKGLRHSEFQFIKENVVDMGDSVTIKLKKHEINLTHDAAETFMSYYYESQFNGTPFVFITKKHDSTSVPIEIMSLYAHINAISKDYGLPTKLNLNMIRNAYAYYLYKQKRYTIESISTILGIKPASAAQLVKTSMVRYQ, encoded by the coding sequence ATGCCATACGGATATACTTCCTACATGGAAAGAGAAGGATATAGCACTGAAACTATAACAAGCTACGTTAAAACGGTAAGAGCTTTCTTTAGGTATATAGATATGAAATATGAGAAAAATAAAGAAGTCTTTGAGATAACACCTAAAGATATTAAAACGTTTATTGATTCATGTTTGAGCGATGGCCATAGCAAAATGACATGTAATAAGTACTTGTCTATCTTGAAGAGCTTTTTTGATTACTTGTGGCAAAAAGATAAAATTGCTGCTGATCCAACAGTTAAGATAAAACGATTAGTGCTAGAAGATACTAAAAAGACAGAAATAACCTATCAACAGTTGCTAGATATACTTCCAGATATTTTATCTAATCCAACTTATAGTTCACTTCGAAAAGCGATATATGTTTTAACACTTAAAGGATTACGACATTCTGAATTCCAATTTATTAAAGAGAATGTAGTAGATATGGGAGATAGTGTAACTATTAAATTAAAAAAGCATGAGATTAATTTAACACATGATGCGGCTGAAACTTTTATGAGTTATTATTATGAATCACAGTTTAACGGAACTCCATTTGTTTTTATTACAAAAAAACATGATTCTACTTCAGTACCCATAGAAATTATGTCTTTGTATGCTCATATAAATGCGATATCCAAAGATTACGGTTTACCTACTAAATTGAATTTAAATATGATCAGGAACGCTTATGCTTATTATTTATATAAACAAAAGAGATATACCATTGAAAGTATCTCAACTATTCTTGGTATAAAGCCAGCAAGTGCAGCCCAATTAGTAAAAACTAGTATGGTACGTTACCAATAA
- a CDS encoding ThiF family adenylyltransferase: MSHTIDLLNHGLRTYNSLYPVIVQLGAGGTGAALVQQIAQLLSSTNVTGSYLIADPDVVEEKNLSNQLFLPRDVGKCKASVLANRYRAAYNLQIASYTKGYIEDKDTLLSLFTTDYHNLSGGYSNRLILPILIGAVDNNYTRQIMNQLFGEVNRMILIDAGNGSSSVPKDFPRRPMSEWTKQEKNIYNATGWNGQVVCGVKLEEKTLLPPVGEVFPEMMEDKDEIAPSEVACSNIASHDRQRIMTNRMATLTLGCYLSEILENQTISKHITFFNAKEGTMQTVQYQEN; the protein is encoded by the coding sequence ATGAGCCACACAATAGATTTACTTAATCATGGCCTTCGTACTTATAACTCCCTCTACCCAGTAATTGTACAGCTGGGAGCGGGAGGCACAGGAGCAGCTCTTGTACAGCAGATAGCACAATTACTATCTTCAACAAATGTAACCGGAAGTTACTTGATTGCTGACCCAGATGTTGTAGAAGAGAAGAATTTAAGCAACCAGCTTTTCTTACCAAGGGACGTAGGTAAATGCAAAGCTTCTGTTTTGGCAAATAGATATCGTGCAGCTTACAATCTACAAATTGCGAGTTATACGAAGGGATATATAGAAGATAAAGACACCTTATTAAGTCTATTTACTACTGATTATCACAATTTGAGCGGAGGGTATTCGAATAGATTAATCCTTCCCATCCTTATCGGAGCGGTGGATAATAACTATACACGTCAAATTATGAATCAATTGTTTGGTGAAGTTAATAGAATGATATTAATTGATGCGGGCAATGGCAGTTCCTCTGTACCCAAGGACTTCCCTCGACGTCCCATGTCCGAATGGACAAAGCAAGAAAAGAATATTTACAACGCCACAGGATGGAATGGCCAAGTAGTTTGCGGAGTGAAGTTAGAAGAAAAAACTTTGTTGCCGCCTGTTGGAGAAGTATTCCCTGAAATGATGGAAGACAAAGATGAAATAGCACCTTCTGAAGTAGCATGTAGCAATATCGCTTCTCATGACCGTCAGAGGATTATGACGAATCGTATGGCTACTTTAACATTAGGCTGCTATCTATCTGAGATTTTAGAGAACCAGACCATATCAAAGCATATTACTTTTTTCAATGCAAAAGAAGGAACTATGCAAACAGTGCAATATCAGGAGAATTAA